From Salinibacterium sp. ZJ450, one genomic window encodes:
- a CDS encoding helix-turn-helix transcriptional regulator — MNDLVTLGQRIRHYRNEAGLTLDQLGAAVGMAGSQLSLMENGKREPRITLLGSIATTLGVEVADLLNSAPPNARAGLEIELERAQRGAVYGALGLPQLRPGRTMSDETLAALVGMHRELARRAKEAIATPEEARRANTDLRLGMRKRNNYLPEIEQLAQDVLKRVGHTTGALTHRSVSRMAQDLGFELVHVNDLPHSARSVTDLENGRIYLPPASIPGGHGLRSMALQAIAHRLLKHSEPSSYAEFLRQRLEINYFAAACLMPLQQSVDFLHAAKADRNIAVEDFRDAFGVTHEAAALRFTNLATEHLDMTVHFLRVGDDGAVYKAYENDGMRLPVDVTGSVEGQLVCRYWSARMAFSRTNRTTEFYQYTDTPEGTFWESTQTGTTNAEEFSITVGVPFNDAKWFRGRETTNRMQSQCPDVSCCRRPSAELTERWHGKAWSSAKLHAHILSPLPSGTFPGVDDQELYQFLDAHSASA; from the coding sequence GTGAACGATCTTGTGACCCTCGGGCAGCGCATCCGGCATTACCGCAATGAGGCGGGCCTCACCCTCGACCAGCTGGGAGCTGCGGTCGGCATGGCCGGCAGTCAGCTCTCCTTGATGGAGAACGGAAAGCGCGAGCCGCGCATCACCCTGCTCGGCAGTATCGCGACAACCCTCGGCGTCGAGGTCGCCGATCTGCTCAACAGTGCGCCGCCGAACGCCCGCGCCGGGCTGGAGATCGAACTGGAGCGTGCCCAGCGCGGAGCCGTGTACGGGGCGCTCGGGCTGCCCCAGTTGCGGCCGGGGCGGACGATGTCCGACGAGACGCTTGCGGCGCTGGTCGGCATGCACCGCGAACTGGCGCGCCGCGCCAAGGAGGCGATCGCCACGCCAGAGGAGGCCCGCCGGGCCAATACCGACCTGCGACTGGGCATGCGCAAGCGCAACAACTACCTGCCCGAGATCGAGCAGCTGGCGCAGGATGTCCTGAAACGGGTGGGGCACACCACCGGCGCGTTGACGCACCGTTCGGTGAGCCGGATGGCGCAGGACCTCGGCTTCGAACTGGTGCACGTGAACGACCTGCCGCACTCGGCGCGCTCGGTGACCGACCTGGAGAACGGCCGCATCTACCTGCCGCCGGCCTCGATCCCCGGCGGGCACGGCCTGCGCTCGATGGCGTTGCAGGCGATCGCGCACCGGCTGCTGAAGCACTCCGAGCCGTCGAGCTACGCGGAGTTCTTGCGCCAACGCCTGGAGATCAACTACTTCGCCGCGGCCTGCCTGATGCCGCTGCAGCAGTCCGTCGACTTCCTACACGCCGCGAAGGCCGACCGCAACATTGCGGTCGAGGACTTCCGGGACGCGTTCGGCGTCACCCACGAGGCCGCCGCACTGCGGTTCACCAACCTCGCCACCGAACACCTGGACATGACCGTGCACTTCCTGCGGGTCGGTGACGACGGTGCCGTGTACAAGGCCTACGAGAACGACGGGATGCGGCTTCCGGTCGACGTGACAGGGTCGGTCGAGGGTCAGCTGGTTTGCCGGTACTGGAGCGCCCGGATGGCGTTCTCCCGCACCAACCGCACCACCGAGTTCTACCAGTACACCGATACGCCGGAGGGCACGTTCTGGGAATCCACCCAGACCGGCACCACCAACGCGGAGGAGTTCTCAATCACCGTCGGTGTGCCGTTCAACGACGCGAAGTGGTTCCGCGGCCGCGAGACCACCAACCGGATGCAGTCGCAGTGCCCCGACGTGAGCTGCTGCCGCAGGCCGTCGGCCGAACTCACCGAACGCTGGCACGGCAAGGCGTGGTCGAGCGCCAAGCTGCACGCGCACATCCTGTCGCCGCTGCCGTCCGGCACGTTCCCTGGCGTCGATGACCAGGAGCTGTACCAGTTCCTAGACGCGCACTCCGCCAGCGCCTAA
- a CDS encoding glycerate kinase gives MPTDAMPLRVVIAPDSFKGSLSATDAAAAIAEGWLSERPQDTLTRIPLADGGEGTLDAIAAAVPAAIWRSAGAVTGPDGRPTEGRWLELPGRVAVVELAQCSGLPLMPKLDPLGASTVGLGEVIQAALDAGAQSLIVGLGGSASTDGGAGALEALGLRVTDAADQPVARGGGALASAHAIDRSTLRPPPPGGVTLLSDVTAPLLGPTGATAVFGPQKGASAAEVRILEAALSRWAELLGEDPGVPGSGAAGGTGYGFLAAWRAVIRPGAQHIARLSGLPDALERADMLITGEGSFDATSFTGKAVGEALTLADRLGVATGVIAGRVIGDRVSAGQFSAGRVIGADAGDDAAGWQGWALSLSDTAGSPDAAMADPVRWLRTTASVAARDHAHPAPRPLAQ, from the coding sequence ATGCCCACAGATGCCATGCCGCTGCGCGTTGTCATCGCCCCGGACTCGTTCAAGGGATCCCTGAGCGCCACCGACGCGGCGGCCGCGATCGCCGAGGGCTGGCTCAGCGAACGACCGCAGGACACCCTCACGCGCATCCCGCTCGCCGACGGCGGAGAAGGCACTCTCGACGCCATCGCCGCAGCGGTTCCGGCTGCCATCTGGCGCTCGGCCGGCGCCGTCACCGGCCCGGACGGCCGCCCCACCGAGGGTCGCTGGCTCGAGCTGCCCGGCCGGGTGGCCGTGGTGGAACTCGCGCAGTGCTCCGGACTTCCGCTGATGCCGAAACTCGACCCGCTCGGCGCCAGCACCGTTGGCCTCGGCGAGGTCATCCAGGCAGCCCTCGACGCGGGCGCGCAGTCGCTGATCGTCGGGCTCGGCGGCTCCGCGTCGACCGACGGCGGAGCGGGTGCGCTCGAGGCGTTGGGACTGCGAGTGACGGATGCCGCGGACCAACCAGTCGCCCGCGGCGGCGGCGCCCTGGCCTCCGCGCACGCCATCGACCGATCGACGCTGCGACCGCCACCACCGGGCGGAGTCACGCTGCTCAGCGACGTCACAGCGCCACTGCTCGGCCCGACCGGGGCAACCGCGGTGTTCGGTCCCCAGAAGGGCGCATCCGCCGCCGAGGTGCGGATACTGGAGGCCGCACTCAGCCGCTGGGCGGAGCTGCTCGGCGAAGATCCGGGCGTTCCCGGCTCGGGTGCCGCGGGCGGCACCGGTTACGGCTTCCTCGCCGCCTGGCGGGCGGTCATCCGGCCCGGAGCGCAGCACATCGCCCGGCTGAGCGGCCTGCCCGACGCCCTGGAGCGCGCCGACATGCTGATCACCGGCGAGGGCTCGTTCGACGCGACGTCCTTCACCGGAAAGGCGGTGGGCGAGGCGTTGACCCTCGCCGACCGGCTGGGCGTCGCCACCGGCGTGATCGCCGGCCGCGTGATTGGCGACCGCGTGAGCGCCGGCCAATTCAGCGCCGGCCGCGTGATCGGAGCGGATGCCGGTGACGATGCCGCCGGCTGGCAAGGCTGGGCCCTGTCGCTCAGCGACACCGCAGGGTCACCGGATGCCGCGATGGCCGACCCGGTGCGCTGGCTGAGGACCACGGCATCCGTCGCCGCGCGAGATCACGCGCACCCCGCGCCTCGCCCACTGGCTCAGTAG